From a region of the Geothrix sp. 21YS21S-2 genome:
- the ispH gene encoding 4-hydroxy-3-methylbut-2-enyl diphosphate reductase → MKVIVAKTAGFCWGVRRAMDAVLEASTRSSSGPVQTLGPLIHNPQALELIGRRGVSVAAAPEEVASGTVVIRAHGIPIQSLRGLKERQQRGELTIVNATCPEVAKVHSKIKKWSPKGYFTVILGTHGHAESVAHQSFADSGSAIVANMDEARALPDEVLEKVLVVAQTTFTTKDFQEISEYIRGRSKECIAENTICEDTWTRQEEARNLARTVDYVIVVGGRASSNTKHLAELAVHYGKPVQYVETAAELDLDRFDGIATVGVMAGASTPTWLVEEVVDILEQHGKGPERYTKLLDAAFGTPMKLAVGAAALTLGVHAWTGLPPSWKYAAITALYVLTMFLLAPYLNPLGLGSKGPARARILERNRTLMVGTALAALTVALVLAATLGLGSLLVVAAASVFGMVYKRKLQLGDMTVSIQAIPGSKDILVPAALAVVALALPLWHHGLAWGPRVWAGILLVAVLGFARTTLFNLKDMQNDQILGKETLPIVFGRRTTKILLLAALALAGVAVLAATMSVPSRHGWIQAGIILVCLAYPVVHLWLFQERFSAGKPRFEPWVELSFYMAGLLALF, encoded by the coding sequence ATGAAGGTGATCGTGGCCAAGACGGCGGGGTTCTGCTGGGGCGTGCGCAGGGCCATGGATGCGGTGCTGGAGGCCTCCACCCGCAGCAGCTCGGGCCCCGTCCAGACCCTCGGCCCCCTCATCCACAATCCCCAGGCCCTGGAGCTCATCGGCCGCCGGGGGGTGTCCGTGGCCGCGGCCCCGGAGGAGGTGGCCTCGGGCACCGTGGTCATCCGCGCCCACGGCATCCCCATTCAGTCCCTGCGTGGCCTCAAGGAGCGCCAGCAGCGGGGGGAGCTCACCATCGTCAACGCCACCTGCCCCGAAGTGGCCAAGGTGCACAGCAAGATCAAGAAGTGGAGCCCCAAGGGCTACTTCACCGTCATCCTGGGCACCCACGGCCATGCCGAGAGCGTGGCCCATCAGAGTTTCGCCGACAGCGGCAGCGCCATCGTGGCGAACATGGACGAGGCCCGGGCCCTCCCGGACGAGGTGCTGGAGAAGGTCCTGGTGGTGGCCCAGACCACGTTCACCACCAAGGACTTCCAGGAGATCTCCGAATACATCCGCGGGCGCTCCAAGGAGTGCATCGCGGAGAACACCATCTGCGAGGACACCTGGACCCGCCAGGAGGAGGCGCGCAACCTCGCCCGCACCGTGGACTACGTCATCGTCGTGGGCGGCAGGGCCTCCTCGAACACCAAGCACCTGGCGGAGCTGGCCGTGCACTACGGCAAGCCCGTGCAGTACGTGGAGACCGCCGCCGAGCTGGACCTGGACCGCTTCGACGGCATCGCCACCGTGGGCGTCATGGCCGGGGCCTCCACCCCCACCTGGCTGGTGGAGGAGGTGGTGGACATCCTCGAGCAGCACGGCAAGGGCCCGGAGCGCTATACCAAGCTCCTCGACGCGGCCTTCGGCACCCCCATGAAGCTCGCCGTGGGCGCGGCCGCCCTGACCCTGGGCGTCCACGCCTGGACCGGCCTGCCCCCCTCCTGGAAGTACGCCGCCATCACCGCCCTCTACGTGCTGACCATGTTCCTGCTGGCCCCGTACCTCAACCCCCTGGGCCTGGGCTCCAAGGGCCCGGCCCGGGCCCGCATCCTGGAACGGAACCGCACCCTCATGGTGGGCACGGCCCTGGCGGCCCTGACGGTGGCCCTGGTGCTGGCGGCCACCCTGGGCCTGGGTTCCCTGCTGGTGGTGGCCGCGGCCTCGGTGTTCGGCATGGTCTACAAGCGCAAGCTCCAGCTGGGTGACATGACCGTGAGCATCCAGGCCATCCCCGGCTCCAAGGACATCCTCGTCCCCGCCGCCCTGGCCGTGGTGGCGCTGGCGCTGCCGCTCTGGCACCATGGCCTGGCCTGGGGCCCCCGGGTCTGGGCCGGCATCCTCCTGGTGGCCGTCCTGGGCTTCGCCCGCACCACCCTGTTCAATCTCAAGGACATGCAGAACGATCAGATCCTGGGCAAGGAGACCCTGCCCATCGTCTTCGGCCGCCGCACCACCAAGATCCTCCTCCTGGCCGCCCTGGCCCTGGCCGGCGTCGCCGTCCTCGCCGCCACCATGAGCGTCCCGTCCCGCCACGGCTGGATCCAGGCGGGGATCATCCTGGTGTGCCTGGCCTACCCGGTGGTCCACCTGTGGCTCTTCCAGGAGCGGTTCTCCGCGGGCAAGCCCCGGTTCGAACCCTGGGTGGAGCTGAGCTTCTACATGGCCGGCCTCCTGGCGTTGTTCTAG
- a CDS encoding ATP-binding protein, producing MTAAPLLPVSLTCNTDLRFIDLIQVVGSELLKHMNFSHEDGERVWLAIQEGIGNAMRHGNKLDKRKNIEVTFTPQANRLEIRIRDTGKGVDLAALPNPNLPENLLKPCGRGVFFMKQVMDQVVMETDAGGSTLLLVKLRRTADHAAEAN from the coding sequence ATGACCGCTGCTCCCCTGCTTCCCGTCTCCCTCACCTGCAACACGGATCTGAGGTTCATCGACCTGATTCAGGTGGTGGGCTCGGAATTGCTCAAACATATGAATTTCTCGCACGAGGATGGGGAACGCGTCTGGCTGGCCATCCAGGAGGGCATCGGCAACGCCATGCGCCACGGGAACAAGCTGGACAAGCGCAAGAACATCGAGGTCACCTTCACCCCCCAGGCCAACCGGCTGGAGATCCGCATCCGCGACACCGGAAAGGGGGTGGACCTGGCGGCCCTGCCCAACCCCAACCTGCCCGAGAACCTCCTGAAGCCCTGCGGCCGGGGGGTGTTCTTCATGAAGCAGGTGATGGACCAGGTGGTGATGGAGACGGATGCCGGCGGCAGCACCCTCCTGCTGGTGAAGCTACGGCGAACAGCCGATCATGCGGCAGAGGCGAACTGA
- a CDS encoding energy transducer TonB — MSQELYAYLHERALLGKQGLSLGIGVSVAVHVLVVGAILFTPKAPPPPEETKVTWVRLPAAGVEGVAGGEGPLEQGKEGERQRRVEEVAPKRSEPTGYNASPNAFGTKASKPLQGTSTNPDSMGKAPVASKGKTPSLNPSTGASGSGGGGGIGAATGIPGLKASNGVAGGTGLVGELDGDFPFMWYLQQVQSRITGNWNRVTSSQGRVQIYFRIRRDGGLDGARIEIPSGNANMDQSALMAVRRSDPLPRLPDGFEGSSLGVRFWFTYLGN; from the coding sequence GTGAGCCAGGAACTCTACGCCTACCTCCACGAACGGGCCCTGCTGGGCAAGCAGGGGCTCAGCCTGGGGATCGGCGTGAGCGTCGCCGTCCACGTGCTGGTGGTGGGCGCCATCCTCTTCACCCCCAAGGCGCCCCCCCCGCCCGAAGAGACCAAGGTCACCTGGGTGCGCCTCCCCGCCGCCGGCGTCGAGGGCGTGGCCGGAGGCGAAGGCCCCCTGGAGCAGGGCAAGGAGGGCGAGCGCCAGCGCCGGGTGGAGGAGGTGGCCCCCAAGCGCAGCGAGCCCACCGGCTACAACGCCTCGCCCAACGCCTTCGGCACCAAGGCCTCCAAACCCCTCCAGGGCACCAGCACCAATCCCGACAGCATGGGCAAGGCCCCCGTGGCCTCCAAAGGCAAGACCCCCAGCCTCAACCCTTCAACCGGAGCCTCGGGCTCGGGCGGGGGGGGCGGCATCGGCGCGGCCACGGGCATCCCCGGCCTCAAGGCCTCCAACGGCGTGGCCGGAGGCACCGGCCTGGTGGGGGAGCTGGACGGCGACTTCCCCTTCATGTGGTACCTCCAGCAGGTGCAGAGCCGGATCACCGGAAACTGGAACCGCGTCACCTCCAGCCAGGGCCGGGTGCAGATCTACTTCCGCATCCGCAGGGACGGCGGCCTCGACGGCGCCCGCATCGAGATCCCCAGCGGGAACGCGAACATGGACCAGAGCGCCCTGATGGCCGTCCGCCGGTCCGATCCGTTGCCCAGGCTTCCGGACGGGTTCGAGGGGAGTTCCCTGGGCGTGAGGTTCTGGTTCACCTACCTGGGCAACTGA
- a CDS encoding biopolymer transporter ExbD, whose product MAFTPGSKRGQMADINMTPMIDVMLVLLIIFMVAAPMLTTGVDVNLPESRTGKNLESEALVVTLARDGRIEFEKHFVQEGVLKAQLRQRAAESRKRPVMVRADLNIPYGRVITVVDAIREAGFTQVGFVTSASTAPAGSEPMER is encoded by the coding sequence ATGGCATTCACTCCCGGTTCCAAGCGCGGCCAGATGGCGGATATCAACATGACGCCGATGATCGACGTGATGCTGGTGCTTCTGATCATCTTCATGGTGGCCGCCCCCATGCTCACCACCGGCGTGGACGTGAACCTCCCGGAGAGCCGCACCGGGAAGAACCTGGAATCCGAGGCCCTGGTGGTGACCCTGGCCCGGGACGGCCGCATCGAGTTCGAGAAGCACTTCGTCCAGGAGGGCGTCCTCAAGGCCCAGCTGCGCCAGCGCGCCGCGGAGAGCCGCAAGCGCCCCGTCATGGTCCGGGCCGACCTCAACATCCCCTACGGGCGCGTCATCACGGTGGTCGACGCCATCCGCGAGGCGGGCTTCACCCAGGTGGGCTTCGTCACCTCGGCCTCCACCGCCCCCGCGGGATCCGAGCCCATGGAACGCTGA
- a CDS encoding DNA topoisomerase 3 gives MATPIRLIVSEKPSMGRAIAAALGIQGTGRSFIQGNGVIVTWCVGHLVEALDPEGYDPALKRWRMDSVPFFPPEFRYAPIASTKDQYDVVERLMNRDDVGDIVNATDAGREGELIFDLVYRLARATKPVHRFWTSSLTDDAIREAYGRMKPGDAYAGLRDAARCRQEADWLVGINCTRAQTLVQQKAGGEGVYSIGRVQTPTLALLVNRELEIQNFVPRDFWTLWAVFQAGAGAYKGKWFRKEDGRDQDRFDTEEAARALAEALKGKPGRVASVTARTEKKKPELLYDLTNLQKEANKRFGLTAEHTLAVAQELYEAKLISYPRTNSRCLTEADAVKIPAWIRSLATGQLEALRPFVDDLRKRWPQKLDKRFVNDKEVEDHTALVPTENPAKNLTGDKLRIYELIARRFLAAFWPDRVEAKTTIVTRIEKESFKTTGTVVKALGWSEVDPPHSRPKKEAKAEEGEEPEEEEEAGTLPAVAKDEAVETKELFPKAGKTSPPKRMSEADLLGAMQSAGKELDDDELKGAMKDCGLGTPATRANIIETLLKRAYLERKRNILAPTPKGIDLIRSIRAEPLRSPQLTGEWEAQMERIRRGEASRDAFMEGIRDFVKDVVGQIKAAAPAASARPPSGPVVGACPRCGSPLHLKEWEGRNYVKCAASKDPECRVAYETSADGKPAQTCRLCQGPLRTTKAGSKVCVLCGSWAADQPEGLPEPGLCPGCGQPMRIIRSTTRGQYFRRCSPCGTVEALSLPESTPAAAPEN, from the coding sequence ATGGCCACTCCGATCCGCCTCATCGTCAGCGAAAAACCCAGCATGGGCCGCGCCATCGCGGCCGCGCTGGGGATCCAGGGCACGGGGCGGAGCTTCATCCAGGGCAACGGCGTCATCGTCACCTGGTGCGTGGGTCATCTGGTGGAGGCCCTGGACCCTGAAGGCTACGATCCCGCCCTCAAGCGCTGGCGCATGGACAGCGTGCCCTTCTTCCCCCCGGAGTTCCGCTACGCGCCCATCGCCTCCACCAAGGATCAGTACGATGTGGTGGAACGCCTCATGAACCGGGACGACGTCGGCGACATCGTGAACGCCACCGACGCCGGGAGGGAAGGGGAGCTGATCTTCGACCTGGTGTACCGGCTGGCCCGGGCCACCAAGCCCGTGCACCGCTTCTGGACCTCCAGCCTCACCGACGACGCCATCCGCGAGGCCTACGGGCGGATGAAGCCCGGCGACGCCTATGCGGGCCTGCGGGACGCGGCCCGCTGCCGCCAGGAGGCGGACTGGCTCGTGGGCATCAACTGCACCCGGGCCCAGACCCTGGTGCAGCAGAAGGCCGGCGGCGAGGGCGTCTATTCCATCGGCCGCGTGCAGACCCCCACCCTGGCCCTCCTGGTGAACCGGGAACTGGAGATCCAGAATTTCGTGCCCAGGGATTTCTGGACCCTGTGGGCCGTGTTCCAGGCCGGGGCAGGCGCCTACAAGGGCAAGTGGTTCCGGAAGGAGGACGGCCGGGACCAGGACCGCTTCGACACCGAGGAGGCCGCCAGGGCCCTGGCCGAGGCCCTCAAGGGCAAACCGGGGCGCGTGGCGTCGGTCACGGCGCGCACCGAGAAGAAGAAGCCCGAGCTCCTCTACGACCTCACCAACCTGCAGAAGGAAGCCAACAAGCGCTTCGGTCTCACCGCCGAGCACACCCTGGCCGTGGCCCAGGAACTCTACGAGGCCAAGCTCATCAGCTACCCCCGCACCAACTCCCGGTGCCTCACCGAGGCCGACGCGGTGAAGATCCCCGCCTGGATCCGCTCCCTGGCCACGGGCCAGCTGGAGGCCCTGCGGCCCTTCGTGGACGACCTGCGCAAACGGTGGCCCCAGAAGCTGGACAAGCGCTTCGTGAACGACAAGGAAGTGGAGGACCACACCGCGCTCGTTCCCACCGAGAACCCCGCCAAGAACCTCACGGGCGACAAGCTCCGCATCTACGAGCTCATCGCCCGGCGCTTCCTGGCGGCCTTCTGGCCGGACCGGGTCGAGGCCAAGACCACCATCGTCACCAGGATCGAGAAGGAGTCCTTCAAGACCACCGGCACCGTGGTCAAGGCCCTGGGATGGTCCGAGGTGGATCCGCCCCACTCCCGCCCGAAGAAGGAGGCCAAGGCCGAGGAGGGCGAGGAGCCCGAGGAGGAGGAGGAGGCCGGAACCCTTCCCGCCGTCGCCAAGGACGAGGCCGTGGAGACGAAGGAACTCTTCCCCAAGGCCGGCAAGACCTCCCCCCCCAAGCGCATGAGCGAGGCCGATCTGCTGGGCGCCATGCAGAGCGCCGGCAAGGAGCTGGACGACGACGAGCTCAAGGGCGCCATGAAGGACTGCGGACTGGGCACGCCCGCCACCCGCGCCAACATCATCGAGACCCTCCTCAAGCGCGCCTACCTGGAGCGCAAGCGCAACATCCTGGCCCCCACGCCCAAGGGCATCGACCTGATCAGGAGCATCCGGGCCGAGCCCCTGCGCAGCCCGCAGCTCACCGGGGAATGGGAGGCGCAGATGGAGCGCATCCGCCGCGGCGAGGCCAGCAGGGACGCCTTCATGGAGGGCATCCGGGACTTCGTCAAGGACGTGGTGGGGCAGATCAAGGCGGCGGCGCCCGCGGCTTCGGCGCGGCCTCCCTCGGGCCCCGTGGTGGGCGCCTGCCCACGCTGCGGGTCCCCCCTTCACCTCAAGGAGTGGGAGGGGCGCAACTACGTGAAATGCGCGGCTTCCAAGGATCCGGAGTGCCGCGTGGCCTACGAGACCTCCGCCGACGGCAAGCCCGCCCAGACCTGCCGCCTGTGCCAGGGCCCCCTGCGCACCACCAAGGCCGGCTCGAAGGTGTGCGTGCTGTGCGGCTCCTGGGCCGCGGACCAGCCCGAGGGCCTGCCCGAACCGGGCCTGTGCCCCGGCTGCGGGCAGCCCATGCGCATCATCCGCTCCACCACCCGGGGGCAGTACTTCCGCCGCTGCTCCCCCTGCGGCACGGTCGAGGCCCTCAGCCTCCCGGAATCAACCCCTGCGGCGGCTCCTGAAAACTAG